From a single Solanum dulcamara chromosome 4, daSolDulc1.2, whole genome shotgun sequence genomic region:
- the LOC129887362 gene encoding serine/threonine-protein kinase EDR1-like isoform X2: MAKIIIHRVKMGENWTGQFPVKNKQGYRFLVVATDTPLYDDDGTFVGIICVSSDARPYHDSSAEVKHIEADKSSGRPRSIANATLGLDPEQPLQAAIASKISNLASKMSSKVKSKMKTGEGSIFREGGSGDSHHSDHSFSDAALLDQREDANSSGASTPRGDVHFSPFGVFSNVAKEEHYPEKSSRDSGDESDGKPGISKIITSKAEAWMVKKNLSWPWKGNEREVSEAKATRFVWPWLNNDQDNEWNHFKSSNAVSTPDDQIIESNRTATNEAWGSWSSSFNINSTSSASSTDSTTSTAVNKVDADTDCLDYEILWEDMTIGEQIGQGSCGTVYHGLWFGSDVAVKVFSKQEYSDDVIYSFRQEVSLMKRLRHPNILLFMGAVTSPQRLCIVTEFLPRGSLFRLLQRNASKLEWRRRIHMALDIARGMNYLHHFNPPIVHRDLKSSNLLVDKNWTVKVGDFGLSRLKHETYLTTKNGKGTPQWMAPEVLRNEPSDEKADIYSFGVILWELATEKIPWDNLNSMQVIGAVGFMNQRLDIPKDVDPQWVSIIESCWHSEPQLRPTFLELVDKLKDMLRQYAIQVQAARNVAGDSSQKEL; the protein is encoded by the exons ATGGCTAAAATCATTATACACAGAGTGAAAATgggtgagaattggactggacAATTTCCTGTGAAGAATAAGCAGGGGTACAGATTTTTAGTTGTAGCAACAGATACACCTctttatgatgatgatggtaCATTTGTTGGTATTATTTGCGTATCAAGTGATGCGAGGCCTTATCATGATTCATCTGCTGAGGTGAAGCATATTGAAGCTGATAAAAGTTCTGGTAGGCCCAGAAGCATTGCTAATGCAACACTTGGACTTGATCCAGAGCAACCTCTGCAAGCTGCCATTGCCTCAAAAATATCGAATTTG GCTTCAAAGATGAGCAGCAAGGTtaagtcaaaaatgaaaactgGAGAGGGCAGCATCTTTCGGGAAGGTGGAAGTGGAGATAGTCACCATTCTGATCATTCTTTTTCTGACGCTGCTCTATTGGATCAAAGGGAAGATGCAAATTCAAGTGGAGCAAGTACACCCAGGGGAGATGTTCACTTTTCTCCATTTGGGGTATTTTCTAATGTTGCAAAAGAAGAGCACTATCCAGAAAAATCCTCGAGAGATTCTGGagatgagagtgatggaaaacCTGGGATTTCTAAGATTATAACCTCAAAGGCAGAGGCGTGGATGGTTAAGAAGAACTTATCATGGCCATGGAAAGGCAATGAGCGAGAAGTATCAGAGGCAAAGGCTACACGATTTGTTTGGCCTTGGCTAAACAATGACCAAGATAACGAGTGGAATCATTTCAAGAGTTCTAATGCAGTATCAACACCAGACGATCAGATTATTGAAAGTAACCGTACAGCTACCAATGAGGCTTGGGGATCCTGGTCATCATCATTTAATATTAATAGCACAAGCAGTGCTAGTAGTACCGATAGCACCACTAGTACTGCTGTTAATAAAGTGGATGCTGATACTGATTGCTTGGATTATGAAATCTTGTGGGAGGATATGACAATCGGAGAACAAATTGGGCAAG GTTCTTGTGGAACTGTTTATCATGGGCTGTGGTTTGGATCA GACGTTGCGGTTAAAGTATTTTCCAAGCAAGAATATTCTGATGATGTCATATATTCCTTCAGACAAGAG GTGTCACTGATGAAACGTCTCCGACATCCAAATATTCTTCTTTTCATGGGTGCGGTAACTTCACCTCAACGCCTCTGTATTGTGACAGAGTTCTTGCCACG AGGAAGTTTGTTTAGGTTACTACAAAGGAATGCATCCAAACTAGAATGGAGACGACGTATTCACATGGCTTTAGATATA GCTCGTGGCATGAACTATCTTCATCATTTCAACCCACCCATAGTTCATCGGGATCTGAAGTCTTCAAATCTTCTTGTGGACAAGAACTGGACCGTTAAG GTTGGGGACTTTGGTCTATCACGTCTTAAGCATGAGACGTATCTAACAACAAAGAATGGGAAAGGAACG CCACAATGGATGGCTCCAGAAGTTCTTCGCAATGAACCTTCAGATGAGAA GGCTGATATATACAGTTttggtgttatactatgggaacTTGCCACGGAAAAGATCCCTTGGGATAACCTCAACTCAATGCAG GTGATTGGAGCTGTAGGATTCATGAATCAACGGCTAGATATCCCCAAGGATGTTGATCCACAGTGGGTTTCTATTATTGAGAGCTGTTGGCATAG TGAGCCACAGTTACGCCCAACGTTCCTAGAGTTGGTAGATAAACTCAAGGATATGCTGAGGCAGTATGCCATTCAGGTGCAGGCAGCACGTAATGTTGCAGGAGATAGCAGTCAGAAGGAACTATAG
- the LOC129887362 gene encoding uncharacterized protein LOC129887362 isoform X1, whose protein sequence is MEDTSVSAEVATSPTEQLLKKIQELEAGHAQLKQEMSKLMVSNDGTTQRQRSHSISPQRPPRLRGSTDPLGKKASTSFRHSSPLQRESSSKTERCTSGGAPAPVKFTDKQYLSILQSMGQAVHIFDLNYRLIYWNRSAEQLYGYSAAEAIGQDLLELITEPKDHAMAKIIIHRVKMGENWTGQFPVKNKQGYRFLVVATDTPLYDDDGTFVGIICVSSDARPYHDSSAEVKHIEADKSSGRPRSIANATLGLDPEQPLQAAIASKISNLASKMSSKVKSKMKTGEGSIFREGGSGDSHHSDHSFSDAALLDQREDANSSGASTPRGDVHFSPFGVFSNVAKEEHYPEKSSRDSGDESDGKPGISKIITSKAEAWMVKKNLSWPWKGNEREVSEAKATRFVWPWLNNDQDNEWNHFKSSNAVSTPDDQIIESNRTATNEAWGSWSSSFNINSTSSASSTDSTTSTAVNKVDADTDCLDYEILWEDMTIGEQIGQGSCGTVYHGLWFGSDVAVKVFSKQEYSDDVIYSFRQEVSLMKRLRHPNILLFMGAVTSPQRLCIVTEFLPRGSLFRLLQRNASKLEWRRRIHMALDIARGMNYLHHFNPPIVHRDLKSSNLLVDKNWTVKVGDFGLSRLKHETYLTTKNGKGTPQWMAPEVLRNEPSDEKADIYSFGVILWELATEKIPWDNLNSMQVIGAVGFMNQRLDIPKDVDPQWVSIIESCWHSEPQLRPTFLELVDKLKDMLRQYAIQVQAARNVAGDSSQKEL, encoded by the exons ATGGAAGACACAAGTGTTTCAGCTGAAGTTGCAACATCTCCAACTGAGCAGTTGCTAAAGAAGATCCAAGAATTGGAGGCAGGACATGCTCAGTTGAAGCAGGAGATGTCTAAGCTTATGGTTTCAAATGATGGAACAACACAGAGGCAAAGGTCTCATTCTATATCCCCACAACGCCCACCTCGGCTTAGGGGTTCTACTGACCCATTAGGGAAAAAGGCCTCCACTTCCTTCCGACATTCTTCGCCCTTGCAAAGAGAGAGCAGTAGTAAAACTGAGCGTTGCACCAGCGGGGGAGCTCCAGCTCCCGTCAAGTTTACGGATAAACAGTATTTGAGCATATTGCAATCAATGGGGCAAGCAGTCCATATATTTGATCTCAATTATCGATTAATTTACTG GAATCGAAGTGCTGAGCAACTATATGGTTATTCAGCTGCCGAAGCTATTGGGCAGGATCTTCTTGAGCTGATAACAGAACCTAAGGATCATGCTATGGCTAAAATCATTATACACAGAGTGAAAATgggtgagaattggactggacAATTTCCTGTGAAGAATAAGCAGGGGTACAGATTTTTAGTTGTAGCAACAGATACACCTctttatgatgatgatggtaCATTTGTTGGTATTATTTGCGTATCAAGTGATGCGAGGCCTTATCATGATTCATCTGCTGAGGTGAAGCATATTGAAGCTGATAAAAGTTCTGGTAGGCCCAGAAGCATTGCTAATGCAACACTTGGACTTGATCCAGAGCAACCTCTGCAAGCTGCCATTGCCTCAAAAATATCGAATTTG GCTTCAAAGATGAGCAGCAAGGTtaagtcaaaaatgaaaactgGAGAGGGCAGCATCTTTCGGGAAGGTGGAAGTGGAGATAGTCACCATTCTGATCATTCTTTTTCTGACGCTGCTCTATTGGATCAAAGGGAAGATGCAAATTCAAGTGGAGCAAGTACACCCAGGGGAGATGTTCACTTTTCTCCATTTGGGGTATTTTCTAATGTTGCAAAAGAAGAGCACTATCCAGAAAAATCCTCGAGAGATTCTGGagatgagagtgatggaaaacCTGGGATTTCTAAGATTATAACCTCAAAGGCAGAGGCGTGGATGGTTAAGAAGAACTTATCATGGCCATGGAAAGGCAATGAGCGAGAAGTATCAGAGGCAAAGGCTACACGATTTGTTTGGCCTTGGCTAAACAATGACCAAGATAACGAGTGGAATCATTTCAAGAGTTCTAATGCAGTATCAACACCAGACGATCAGATTATTGAAAGTAACCGTACAGCTACCAATGAGGCTTGGGGATCCTGGTCATCATCATTTAATATTAATAGCACAAGCAGTGCTAGTAGTACCGATAGCACCACTAGTACTGCTGTTAATAAAGTGGATGCTGATACTGATTGCTTGGATTATGAAATCTTGTGGGAGGATATGACAATCGGAGAACAAATTGGGCAAG GTTCTTGTGGAACTGTTTATCATGGGCTGTGGTTTGGATCA GACGTTGCGGTTAAAGTATTTTCCAAGCAAGAATATTCTGATGATGTCATATATTCCTTCAGACAAGAG GTGTCACTGATGAAACGTCTCCGACATCCAAATATTCTTCTTTTCATGGGTGCGGTAACTTCACCTCAACGCCTCTGTATTGTGACAGAGTTCTTGCCACG AGGAAGTTTGTTTAGGTTACTACAAAGGAATGCATCCAAACTAGAATGGAGACGACGTATTCACATGGCTTTAGATATA GCTCGTGGCATGAACTATCTTCATCATTTCAACCCACCCATAGTTCATCGGGATCTGAAGTCTTCAAATCTTCTTGTGGACAAGAACTGGACCGTTAAG GTTGGGGACTTTGGTCTATCACGTCTTAAGCATGAGACGTATCTAACAACAAAGAATGGGAAAGGAACG CCACAATGGATGGCTCCAGAAGTTCTTCGCAATGAACCTTCAGATGAGAA GGCTGATATATACAGTTttggtgttatactatgggaacTTGCCACGGAAAAGATCCCTTGGGATAACCTCAACTCAATGCAG GTGATTGGAGCTGTAGGATTCATGAATCAACGGCTAGATATCCCCAAGGATGTTGATCCACAGTGGGTTTCTATTATTGAGAGCTGTTGGCATAG TGAGCCACAGTTACGCCCAACGTTCCTAGAGTTGGTAGATAAACTCAAGGATATGCTGAGGCAGTATGCCATTCAGGTGCAGGCAGCACGTAATGTTGCAGGAGATAGCAGTCAGAAGGAACTATAG